The Tardiphaga alba genome includes a window with the following:
- a CDS encoding response regulator, translated as MAKTVLIVEDNELNMKLFRDLLEAHGYQTVGTSNGYEALDLVRSLRPDLILMDIQLPQVSGLEVTGWIKQDPSISMIPVVAVTAFAMKGDEERIREGGCEAYLSKPISVGKFIETVRRFIG; from the coding sequence ATGGCTAAAACCGTCCTGATCGTGGAGGACAACGAGCTCAATATGAAGCTGTTCCGTGACCTGCTGGAAGCCCATGGCTACCAGACAGTGGGCACGAGCAACGGCTACGAAGCGCTCGACCTTGTCCGCTCGCTCCGCCCCGATCTGATTCTGATGGACATCCAGTTGCCGCAGGTCTCCGGCCTCGAAGTGACCGGATGGATCAAACAGGATCCATCGATCAGCATGATCCCCGTCGTTGCCGTCACAGCATTCGCCATGAAGGGCGACGAAGAACGTATCCGCGAGGGCGGGTGCGAGGCCTATTTGTCAAAGCCTATTTCGGTCGGAAAATTCATCGAGACCGTTCGTCGATTTATCGGTTAG
- a CDS encoding LLM class flavin-dependent oxidoreductase, whose translation MTRRQLKLGAFMRPISIHTGAWRYPGAVPDANFNFPFIKRMIQKLEAGKFDAFFMADHLAVLNMPVEALKRSHTVTSFEPFTLLSALAAVTDNIGLVATGSTTFDAPYHVARRFASLDHISGGRAGWNIVTTSNPDAALNFGLDDHMEHAERYKRAREFYDVVTGLWDSFADDAFVRDVESGIFMDPEKMHVLDHDGAYLKVRGPLNIARPVQGWPVIVQAGASEDGKQLAAETAEAVFTGGGPIADAQKLYADIKGRMAKIGRNPDHLKILPGAFVVVGDSVEEAKEKRALLDSKVHYANAIASLSINLGTDASQFNPDAPLPDDIPDTNASKSGRERVIALARRENLTVRQLAQRLGGYAGSAFVGTPQTIADQMQEWLETEASDGFNIMFPYLPEGLDDFVERVVPELQRRGIFRTAYEGRTLRENLGLPRPENRFFRG comes from the coding sequence ATGACCAGGCGTCAGTTGAAGCTCGGGGCCTTTATGCGCCCGATCAGCATCCACACAGGCGCATGGCGCTATCCGGGCGCAGTGCCGGATGCGAATTTCAACTTCCCTTTCATCAAGCGCATGATCCAGAAGCTGGAAGCCGGCAAGTTCGACGCCTTCTTCATGGCCGATCATCTGGCTGTGCTGAACATGCCCGTCGAGGCGCTGAAGCGCAGTCATACGGTGACATCGTTCGAACCGTTCACGCTGCTCTCGGCGCTGGCTGCCGTGACCGACAACATCGGCCTTGTCGCCACCGGCTCGACGACCTTCGACGCGCCCTATCACGTCGCGCGCCGCTTCGCCTCGCTCGATCACATCTCGGGTGGCCGCGCCGGCTGGAATATCGTGACGACATCCAATCCCGATGCAGCGTTGAATTTCGGCCTCGACGATCACATGGAGCACGCCGAGCGCTATAAGCGCGCGCGGGAGTTCTACGATGTCGTCACCGGGCTGTGGGATTCCTTCGCTGACGACGCGTTCGTCCGCGACGTCGAGAGCGGCATCTTCATGGATCCCGAGAAGATGCATGTGCTCGACCACGACGGAGCCTATCTGAAAGTCCGCGGTCCCCTGAACATCGCGCGCCCCGTGCAGGGCTGGCCGGTGATCGTACAGGCCGGCGCTTCCGAGGACGGCAAGCAACTGGCCGCGGAAACTGCGGAGGCCGTCTTCACCGGCGGTGGGCCGATCGCCGATGCGCAAAAGCTCTATGCGGATATCAAAGGCCGGATGGCGAAGATCGGCCGCAATCCCGATCACCTCAAGATCCTGCCCGGCGCCTTTGTGGTGGTCGGCGACAGCGTCGAGGAAGCGAAGGAGAAGCGCGCCTTGCTCGACAGCAAGGTGCACTACGCCAACGCCATTGCATCGCTCTCGATCAATCTCGGCACTGACGCCTCCCAGTTCAATCCCGACGCACCCCTGCCCGATGATATCCCCGACACCAACGCCTCCAAGAGCGGCCGTGAGCGCGTCATTGCGCTTGCGAGGCGGGAGAATCTGACCGTGCGCCAGCTCGCCCAGCGGCTCGGCGGCTATGCCGGTTCGGCCTTTGTGGGAACGCCCCAGACCATCGCCGACCAGATGCAGGAATGGCTGGAAACCGAGGCATCCGACGGGTTCAACATCATGTTCCCGTATCTGCCGGAGGGGCTGGACGACTTCGTAGAGCGCGTGGTCCCCGAGCTGCAACGGCGCGGAATCTTCCGTACAGCCTATGAAGGACGCACCCTGCGCGAAAATCTCGGCCTGCCGCGGCCAGAAAATCGCTTCTTTCGGGGGTAA
- a CDS encoding flavin reductase translates to MTANSFSSVSLDPPLVLWSVAKSSPSHDPFVEADAFAIHFLGADHGELAMRFGRRGSDKFADIAHAPGITGAPLIEGLAPIFECKTWARYPGGDHTILVGEVVRFVERNHDPLVFHSGQLGRIDKRQRQAAPLASDSFARNYLPYLLARASFNVSGEFHARLKEWDLSVPEWRVLACLSDVEGLSVGELAAMALMKQPGLTKVLDRMESDDLLKRKSASSDRRRVTLHLTAKGRARVKPAQKAALEHEASLLSRFSEDERATIKYALDLLIDSDHGDDSEQ, encoded by the coding sequence ATGACTGCAAACTCGTTCTCATCGGTGTCTCTCGATCCGCCGCTGGTGCTGTGGAGCGTCGCCAAGTCGTCACCAAGCCACGATCCGTTCGTCGAGGCCGACGCTTTCGCGATCCATTTTCTCGGCGCAGATCATGGCGAACTGGCGATGCGTTTCGGTCGACGCGGGTCCGACAAATTCGCCGACATCGCACATGCGCCGGGGATCACGGGCGCGCCATTGATCGAAGGCCTCGCGCCGATTTTCGAGTGCAAGACCTGGGCGCGCTATCCCGGCGGCGACCACACCATTTTGGTTGGAGAAGTCGTTCGCTTTGTCGAGCGCAATCACGATCCGCTGGTGTTTCACTCCGGCCAATTGGGCCGCATCGACAAGCGACAGCGACAGGCCGCGCCGCTGGCAAGCGACAGTTTTGCACGCAATTACCTGCCCTATCTGCTGGCACGCGCGAGCTTCAATGTCTCGGGCGAGTTTCATGCACGGCTGAAGGAGTGGGATCTCAGCGTGCCGGAATGGCGTGTGCTGGCCTGCCTCTCCGATGTCGAGGGACTTTCGGTTGGCGAACTCGCCGCCATGGCGCTGATGAAGCAACCCGGGCTCACCAAGGTCCTCGACAGGATGGAAAGCGACGACCTGCTCAAGCGCAAGAGTGCGTCGAGCGACCGTCGGCGAGTTACGCTCCACCTCACCGCCAAAGGCCGCGCACGCGTGAAGCCGGCACAGAAGGCAGCGCTCGAACACGAAGCGTCGCTACTGAGCCGCTTCAGCGAGGATGAGCGCGCGACCATCAAATATGCGCTGGATCTGTTGATCGACAGCGATCACGGCGACGACAGCGAGCAATGA
- the rpmG gene encoding 50S ribosomal protein L33, with product MAKAVTIKIKLVSTADTGFYYTAKKNSRTMTDKMVKKKYDPVARKHVEFKEAKIK from the coding sequence ATGGCCAAAGCGGTCACCATCAAGATCAAGCTCGTCTCCACCGCGGACACCGGCTTTTATTACACCGCCAAGAAGAACTCGCGCACCATGACCGACAAGATGGTCAAGAAGAAGTACGACCCGGTCGCGCGCAAGCACGTCGAGTTCAAGGAAGCCAAGATCAAGTAA
- a CDS encoding peptidase M29 has product MLADRIEAKWIDAFCEIFERCAVKPGDTAAILSETQSRALNVHIAELALLRMGAKPFHVVVPTPRNKQVVPIRSTGASEAIQQLGPVVSALQQAGFVVDCTIEGLMHAKETPDILKAGSRILVISNEHPEALERMVPDSALEKRVRAAAKMLRGTKHMKVTSKAGTDLDVNMEGAATVGVWGWTDKPGTLAHWPGGIVVSFPKSKTINGTVVMDAGDINLTFKRYLTSPVKMLFKDDYLTELTGEGADAEMMKRYLAAWGDREAYAVSHVGWGMNPNARYEALQMYDQRDTNGTEIRAVAGNFLFSTGANEFAGRYTAGHFDLPIFKTTITLDGVDVIRDGVVQDVFG; this is encoded by the coding sequence ATGCTGGCGGATCGCATCGAGGCGAAATGGATCGACGCATTCTGCGAGATCTTCGAGCGCTGCGCGGTGAAGCCGGGCGATACCGCTGCCATCCTATCCGAGACCCAATCGCGTGCGCTGAACGTTCACATCGCTGAGCTCGCTTTGCTGCGCATGGGCGCAAAGCCGTTCCATGTCGTGGTGCCGACACCCCGCAACAAGCAGGTGGTCCCGATCCGTTCGACCGGCGCGTCCGAAGCGATCCAGCAACTCGGCCCCGTCGTGTCGGCGCTGCAGCAGGCAGGCTTCGTGGTTGATTGCACCATCGAAGGCCTGATGCATGCGAAGGAGACGCCGGACATTCTCAAGGCCGGCTCGCGCATTCTCGTGATCTCCAATGAGCATCCGGAAGCGCTGGAGCGCATGGTGCCGGATAGTGCATTGGAGAAGCGTGTGCGTGCGGCGGCGAAGATGCTGCGCGGCACGAAGCATATGAAGGTGACGTCCAAGGCGGGCACCGATCTCGACGTCAACATGGAAGGCGCCGCCACCGTCGGTGTCTGGGGCTGGACCGACAAGCCCGGCACGCTGGCGCATTGGCCAGGCGGTATCGTTGTCTCATTCCCGAAGAGCAAGACCATCAATGGCACGGTGGTGATGGATGCTGGCGACATCAATCTGACCTTCAAGCGCTACCTGACGTCGCCGGTGAAGATGTTGTTCAAGGACGACTATCTCACCGAACTGACGGGAGAGGGCGCCGATGCCGAGATGATGAAGCGCTATCTCGCGGCCTGGGGTGATCGCGAGGCCTATGCTGTATCGCATGTCGGCTGGGGCATGAATCCCAATGCGCGCTACGAGGCGTTGCAGATGTATGACCAGCGCGACACCAACGGCACCGAGATCCGCGCCGTGGCCGGCAACTTCCTGTTCTCGACCGGCGCCAATGAATTTGCCGGCCGCTACACGGCGGGGCATTTCGACCTGCCGATCTTCAAGACGACCATCACGCTGGACGGTGTGGACGTCATCAGGGACGGTGTGGTTCAGGACGTGTTCGGTTAG
- a CDS encoding DUF3572 domain-containing protein → MKKSQRHPGEVAEIVAIQALSFVAGEPERLGLFLSESGIGPETLRSAAKDPQFLVSVLDFVLRDDETVQAFASASQLPPTTVAAARQALAGPGSDFS, encoded by the coding sequence ATGAAAAAGAGCCAGCGGCACCCCGGCGAAGTAGCTGAAATCGTTGCGATTCAGGCGCTTTCCTTTGTTGCGGGCGAGCCGGAACGGCTGGGGCTATTTCTGTCCGAGAGCGGCATCGGCCCGGAGACGCTACGCTCGGCTGCAAAGGACCCGCAATTCCTCGTGAGCGTGCTGGATTTCGTCCTGCGCGACGACGAGACCGTGCAGGCCTTCGCAAGCGCCTCGCAACTGCCGCCGACCACCGTCGCCGCCGCGCGCCAGGCGCTCGCAGGCCCGGGCAGCGATTTCTCGTGA
- a CDS encoding NUDIX hydrolase has protein sequence MSDAVEVGKEADHHPYKRPRDAATLMLVDRSGPVPKVLVGKRHDKVVFMPGKFVFPGGSVDKTDNKIPVAAPLPPELEANLMKGSPKTPPSRARSLAIAAIREACEETGLCLGCKTDAPIKKALPGPWQAFSDAGLLPDPSGLFLIARAITPPGRIKRFDTRFFTADASSIAHRVEGVIHADAELVELVWVELGSAHLADAHAMTKNVLNQLQKRLETGPLRHDAPLPFFHWYNGKMQLDMIPA, from the coding sequence ATGAGCGACGCAGTCGAAGTCGGCAAGGAAGCCGACCACCATCCCTATAAGCGCCCGCGCGATGCTGCGACGCTGATGTTGGTCGATCGCTCCGGCCCGGTACCGAAAGTGCTGGTGGGCAAGCGCCACGACAAGGTGGTGTTCATGCCGGGCAAGTTCGTCTTCCCCGGCGGCAGCGTCGACAAGACCGACAACAAGATTCCGGTGGCCGCTCCGCTGCCGCCGGAGCTTGAAGCCAATCTCATGAAAGGTAGTCCGAAGACGCCGCCGTCGCGCGCGCGGTCGCTCGCTATCGCCGCCATCCGCGAAGCCTGCGAAGAGACTGGTCTCTGCCTCGGCTGCAAGACCGACGCTCCGATCAAGAAGGCGCTTCCGGGCCCTTGGCAGGCCTTCAGCGACGCAGGCTTGCTACCCGATCCATCCGGCCTCTTCCTGATCGCACGCGCGATTACGCCACCCGGCCGCATCAAGCGGTTCGACACCCGCTTCTTCACCGCCGATGCATCGTCGATCGCCCATCGCGTCGAAGGCGTCATTCATGCCGATGCAGAACTCGTTGAGCTCGTCTGGGTCGAACTCGGTTCAGCGCATCTTGCCGACGCCCATGCCATGACAAAAAACGTGCTCAATCAGCTGCAGAAGCGGCTGGAGACGGGCCCGCTGCGACACGATGCCCCGCTGCCTTTCTTTCATTGGTACAATGGTAAGATGCAACTGGATATGATTCCGGCGTAG
- a CDS encoding DUF983 domain-containing protein: MMTLTTPKTFTKTWTNSADPAAKRDMWNAMKRGFFCRCPNCGEGKMFRAFLKTADHCDRCGQEFTGHRADDLPAYLVIVIVGHIVVPIALWIETNYSPSVALQLAIYLPISLIMSLWLLQPVKGAVVGLQWALRMHGFGDGHEH, translated from the coding sequence ATGATGACGCTGACCACGCCGAAGACTTTTACCAAGACCTGGACCAACTCCGCCGATCCCGCCGCCAAGCGGGATATGTGGAACGCCATGAAGCGCGGCTTCTTCTGCCGCTGTCCGAACTGCGGTGAAGGCAAGATGTTTCGCGCCTTCCTGAAGACCGCCGATCATTGCGATCGCTGCGGCCAGGAATTCACGGGCCACCGCGCCGACGACCTGCCCGCCTATCTCGTCATCGTCATCGTCGGCCATATCGTGGTGCCGATCGCGTTGTGGATCGAGACCAACTATTCGCCGTCAGTGGCGTTGCAGCTTGCGATCTACCTGCCGATTTCGTTGATCATGTCGCTCTGGCTGCTACAGCCGGTCAAGGGAGCTGTTGTCGGATTGCAATGGGCTCTGCGCATGCACGGGTTTGGCGACGGACACGAGCACTGA
- the rnr gene encoding ribonuclease R: protein MRDKSRDTGFPSRDAIIAFIRAYPGKIGTREIAREFGLKNAARVELKRVLRELVAEGAIAKKGKEVREPKGLPSTVLVDIATRDADGELIATPVEWDEGDGRPPRIRIHTPRRPLPGTAAGVGDRALVRIEKIEDDEASFYRGRVIKVLDNARTRLLGIYRTLPSGGGRMIPVDKKQAGRELNIAASDANGAEDGDLISVDLIRTRGYGLASGKVKERLGSLSSEKAISLIAIHSHDIPQNFSRSALQEAEAAKPAALKGREDWREVPLVTIDPPDAKDHDDAVYAEVDPDNDDGVIVTVAIADVAFYVRPGSALDSDALQRGNSVYFPDRVVPMLPERISNDLCSLVPGEPRGALAVRMVFDEDGRKVSHSFHRILMRSAAKLSYAQAQAAIDGKPDDITGPILDPILKPLWAAYKLVKQARDERSPLELELPERKILLKKDGTVDRVIVPERLDAHKLIEEFMILANVAAAEMLEKKGLPLIYRVHDEPTVEKVHNLAEFLKTLDMPFTKAGALRPSVFNRILTQVKGHDSEPLVNEVVLRSQAQAEYASENYGHFGLNLRRYAHFTSPIRRYADLIVHRALIRALGLGEGALPETETPETLAEISAQISATERRAMKAERETTDRLIAHFLADKIGASFQGRISGVTKVGLFVKLTETGADGLVPIRTLGSEYFNYDEARHALIGTRSGAMYRLGDVVDVRLVEAAPVAGALRFEMLSEGNEAPRSRRREHGRSKGADDRERHPNTTKFKSSKKSKPGKNARVKDKAKKALAKAGRASRSTGGKPKRGKT from the coding sequence ATACGCGACAAATCACGCGACACCGGCTTTCCGTCGAGGGACGCCATTATCGCGTTCATTCGCGCTTATCCCGGCAAGATCGGCACCCGCGAGATCGCGCGGGAATTCGGCCTGAAGAATGCAGCACGCGTCGAACTGAAGCGCGTGCTGCGCGAGCTCGTGGCCGAAGGCGCCATTGCCAAGAAGGGCAAGGAAGTCCGCGAGCCCAAGGGCCTGCCCTCCACCGTGCTCGTCGATATCGCCACCCGCGATGCCGATGGCGAATTGATTGCCACGCCCGTCGAATGGGACGAAGGCGACGGCCGCCCGCCGCGCATCCGCATTCACACCCCACGCCGGCCCCTGCCCGGCACCGCTGCCGGTGTCGGCGATCGCGCGCTGGTACGCATCGAGAAAATCGAGGACGACGAGGCTTCGTTCTATCGCGGCCGCGTCATCAAGGTGCTCGACAATGCGCGCACGCGCCTGCTCGGCATCTATCGCACGCTGCCGAGTGGCGGCGGGCGCATGATCCCTGTGGACAAGAAGCAGGCCGGGCGCGAACTCAACATCGCCGCCTCCGATGCCAATGGCGCCGAAGATGGCGACCTCATCAGCGTCGATCTCATTCGCACGCGCGGCTACGGCCTCGCTTCGGGCAAGGTGAAGGAGCGGCTCGGCTCGCTGTCGTCGGAAAAGGCGATCAGCCTGATCGCGATCCATTCCCACGACATCCCGCAAAACTTTTCACGCAGCGCCTTGCAGGAAGCGGAAGCTGCAAAACCTGCGGCATTGAAGGGCCGCGAGGACTGGCGCGAGGTGCCGCTGGTCACCATCGATCCGCCCGATGCGAAGGACCACGACGACGCCGTCTATGCGGAAGTCGATCCCGACAATGACGACGGCGTGATCGTGACGGTCGCCATCGCCGATGTCGCCTTCTATGTGCGGCCGGGCTCGGCGCTCGACAGCGACGCGCTCCAGCGCGGCAACTCCGTCTATTTCCCCGACCGCGTCGTGCCGATGCTGCCGGAGCGGATCTCCAACGATCTCTGTTCGCTCGTCCCCGGCGAACCGCGCGGCGCGCTGGCCGTGCGCATGGTGTTCGACGAGGACGGGCGAAAAGTCTCTCACTCGTTCCATCGCATCCTGATGCGCTCGGCAGCGAAGCTGAGCTACGCGCAGGCGCAGGCTGCGATCGATGGCAAGCCGGATGACATCACCGGCCCCATTCTCGATCCGATCCTCAAGCCGCTCTGGGCCGCCTACAAGCTCGTGAAGCAGGCGCGCGACGAGCGCAGCCCGCTCGAGCTCGAACTGCCCGAGCGAAAAATCCTCCTCAAAAAGGACGGCACCGTCGATCGCGTCATCGTGCCGGAGCGGCTCGATGCGCATAAGCTGATCGAAGAGTTCATGATCCTCGCCAATGTCGCGGCGGCGGAGATGCTTGAAAAGAAGGGCCTGCCACTTATCTATCGGGTGCATGACGAGCCGACCGTCGAGAAGGTTCACAATCTCGCGGAATTCCTCAAGACCCTCGATATGCCTTTCACCAAAGCCGGCGCGCTGCGGCCCTCGGTATTCAACCGTATCCTCACCCAGGTGAAGGGCCACGATTCAGAGCCGCTGGTGAATGAAGTGGTGCTGCGCTCGCAAGCTCAGGCAGAATATGCCTCCGAGAATTACGGGCACTTCGGCCTGAACCTGCGGCGCTACGCGCATTTCACCTCACCTATCAGACGATACGCAGATCTGATCGTGCATCGCGCCCTGATCCGGGCGCTCGGCCTCGGCGAAGGCGCCCTGCCCGAGACCGAAACGCCGGAAACGCTGGCGGAAATTTCGGCCCAGATCTCGGCCACCGAGCGCCGCGCCATGAAGGCGGAGCGCGAAACCACCGACCGGCTGATCGCGCATTTCCTGGCCGACAAGATCGGCGCCAGCTTCCAGGGCCGGATTTCGGGGGTCACCAAGGTTGGACTCTTTGTCAAATTGACCGAGACCGGCGCCGATGGCTTGGTGCCCATCAGGACGTTGGGCAGCGAGTATTTCAACTATGACGAAGCTCGCCATGCCCTGATCGGCACCCGCTCCGGCGCCATGTACCGGCTCGGGGATGTCGTCGATGTCCGTCTGGTCGAGGCTGCTCCGGTTGCTGGTGCGCTGCGATTTGAAATGCTCTCCGAGGGCAACGAAGCACCTCGGAGCCGGCGACGTGAGCACGGTCGCAGCAAGGGCGCTGACGACCGCGAGCGTCACCCGAATACGACGAAGTTCAAGTCGTCGAAGAAATCGAAGCCCGGCAAGAATGCGCGGGTGAAGGACAAAGCGAAGAAAGCACTGGCCAAAGCAGGCCGCGCCTCCCGCTCGACGGGTGGCAAGCCGAAGCGAGGCAAAACGTAA
- a CDS encoding DNA polymerase IV, translating to MTPLPTDVSGPRCFCRDCLADLDLRAKRCTACGSPRLVRHHALPSLTLAHIDCDAFYATVEKRDNPALNDHPVIIGGGKRGVVSAACYIARTYGVRSAMPMFKALDLCPEAKVIRPDMAKYVRVGREVRQAMQALTPLVEPLSIDEAFLDLAGTQRLHGMITAKVLAKFAADVERDIGITVSVGLSVNKFLAKIASDLDKPRGFAVLDQADAVALLADKPVGFIYGVGPATQDRLSQRGFRKVGDLQRADETELMKQFGGEGRRLWRLARGIDDRLVVADRGAKTISNETTFNEDIRDFATLEKILWRLSEKVSERLKSGELSGTTITLKLKTADFRQRTRSQSIQSPTQLAKRIFDISREMLSKEIDGTAFRLIGTGVSALRPGEEAGDENMLDRRSAHAERAMDALKKKFGSAAVIRGIAYDGPEKPRT from the coding sequence GTGACCCCACTCCCGACAGATGTGAGCGGACCGCGCTGCTTCTGCCGGGATTGCCTTGCCGACCTCGATCTCCGCGCCAAGCGCTGCACCGCCTGCGGCTCGCCCCGGCTGGTGCGCCATCACGCGCTGCCGTCGCTGACCCTCGCCCATATCGATTGCGACGCGTTCTATGCGACCGTGGAAAAGCGGGACAATCCCGCGCTCAACGACCATCCCGTCATCATCGGCGGCGGCAAGCGTGGCGTGGTGTCGGCGGCCTGCTATATCGCACGCACTTATGGGGTCCGCTCCGCGATGCCCATGTTCAAGGCGCTCGATCTCTGCCCGGAAGCGAAGGTGATCAGGCCGGACATGGCGAAATATGTCCGCGTCGGACGCGAGGTGCGCCAAGCCATGCAGGCGCTGACGCCGCTGGTCGAGCCACTGTCCATCGATGAAGCATTCCTCGACCTCGCCGGCACGCAACGCCTTCACGGCATGATTACTGCCAAGGTGCTGGCGAAATTCGCCGCAGACGTCGAACGCGATATCGGCATCACCGTCTCTGTCGGCCTGTCCGTGAACAAGTTTCTCGCCAAGATCGCCAGCGATCTCGACAAGCCACGCGGCTTTGCCGTACTCGATCAGGCGGACGCCGTCGCCCTCCTCGCCGACAAGCCCGTGGGCTTCATCTATGGCGTCGGACCGGCAACGCAGGATCGCCTGTCGCAGCGGGGCTTTCGCAAGGTCGGCGACCTGCAGCGCGCCGATGAGACCGAACTGATGAAGCAGTTCGGCGGCGAAGGCCGACGATTGTGGCGCCTTGCGCGGGGCATCGATGACCGCCTCGTTGTCGCCGATCGCGGCGCCAAGACGATCTCGAACGAGACGACCTTCAACGAGGACATTCGCGATTTCGCCACGCTGGAGAAAATCCTGTGGCGGTTGTCAGAGAAAGTATCGGAGCGCCTGAAGAGCGGCGAGCTCTCTGGCACCACGATCACACTGAAACTGAAGACGGCTGACTTCCGCCAGCGGACCCGCTCGCAATCGATCCAGTCGCCGACGCAGCTTGCCAAACGCATTTTCGATATTAGCCGCGAGATGCTGTCGAAGGAGATCGACGGCACCGCCTTCCGCCTCATCGGCACCGGCGTCAGCGCGCTACGCCCTGGTGAAGAGGCCGGCGACGAGAACATGCTCGACCGCCGCTCGGCCCATGCCGAGCGCGCGATGGACGCACTGAAGAAGAAATTCGGCAGTGCCGCCGTGATCCGCGGGATCGCATATGACGGGCCAGAGAAGCCGCGGACGTGA
- a CDS encoding PleD family two-component system response regulator — protein MSARILVVDDIPANVKLLEARLSAEYFDVITASNGAQALEICARSECDLILLDVMMPDMDGFEVCRRLKANPKTHFIPVVMVTALDSPSDRVRGLDAGADDFLTKPVADAVLVARVRSLTRLKMMTDELRMRALTSLEIGVQAPERSAVTDAGTGGRILLVDDRPSSYERLAPILAAEHTVDVEPNPTEALFHAAEGNYDLLIVSLSLENFDGLRLCSQARSLERTRQIPILAIADIDNNARLLRGLEIGVNDYLTRPVDKNELLARARTQVRRRRYTDHLRDNVQNSIEAAITDGLTGLHNRRYMESHLETLAEQAALRSKPLALMILDIDYFKSINDNYGHDCGDDVLREFATRIRKSIRGIDLACRYGGEEFVIVMPETDMHVASMVAERLRRSIAGEPFSIDRGNKRIEVTISIGLATLEKKGEPIADVLKRADVALYRAKHDGRNRVVAAAA, from the coding sequence ATGTCAGCGCGTATTCTCGTCGTCGATGACATCCCCGCTAACGTCAAGCTCCTGGAAGCACGGCTTTCGGCCGAGTATTTCGATGTCATCACTGCGTCCAATGGTGCGCAGGCGCTGGAGATCTGCGCGCGTTCGGAATGCGACCTGATCCTGCTCGACGTCATGATGCCCGACATGGACGGTTTCGAGGTCTGCCGCCGTCTCAAGGCCAATCCGAAGACGCATTTCATTCCGGTGGTGATGGTGACGGCGCTGGATTCGCCGTCCGATCGCGTACGTGGCCTCGATGCCGGCGCCGACGATTTTCTGACCAAGCCCGTTGCCGACGCCGTACTGGTGGCGCGCGTGCGCTCGCTGACGCGTTTGAAGATGATGACCGACGAGCTGCGCATGCGCGCCCTGACATCGCTGGAAATCGGCGTACAGGCGCCGGAACGCAGTGCGGTGACCGATGCCGGCACCGGCGGTCGCATCCTGCTGGTCGATGACCGTCCGTCGTCCTATGAGCGTCTGGCGCCGATCCTTGCCGCAGAACATACGGTCGATGTCGAACCCAATCCGACCGAGGCGCTGTTCCATGCGGCCGAAGGCAATTACGATCTCCTGATCGTGTCGCTCAGCCTGGAGAATTTCGACGGGTTGCGGCTGTGCAGCCAGGCGCGTTCGCTGGAGCGGACGCGGCAGATCCCGATCCTCGCCATTGCAGATATCGACAATAATGCGCGGCTGCTGCGCGGTCTCGAGATCGGCGTGAACGACTATTTGACGCGGCCGGTCGACAAGAACGAGCTGCTCGCGCGCGCACGCACGCAGGTGCGCCGCCGCCGCTATACCGACCATCTGCGCGACAACGTCCAGAACTCCATCGAGGCTGCGATCACCGACGGCCTGACGGGCCTGCACAATCGCCGCTACATGGAGAGCCATCTGGAAACGCTGGCCGAGCAGGCGGCACTGCGCAGCAAGCCGCTGGCGCTGATGATCCTCGACATCGACTACTTCAAGTCAATCAACGACAATTACGGCCACGATTGCGGTGACGACGTGCTGCGCGAATTTGCGACGCGTATCCGCAAGTCGATCCGCGGCATCGATCTCGCCTGCCGCTATGGTGGCGAGGAGTTCGTCATCGTGATGCCCGAGACCGATATGCACGTCGCAAGCATGGTCGCCGAACGCCTGCGCCGCTCGATTGCCGGCGAGCCATTCTCCATCGACCGCGGCAACAAGCGCATCGAAGTGACGATCTCCATCGGTCTTGCAACGCTGGAGAAAAAGGGCGAGCCGATCGCGGACGTCCTCAAGCGCGCCGACGTCGCGCTGTATCGCGCCAAGCATGACGGCCGCAACCGCGTGGTCGCGGCGGCAGCTTAG